Proteins from a single region of Pseudodesulfovibrio portus:
- a CDS encoding VCBS domain-containing protein has product MADPITQILQVSLPGAGQTGTYTLTADTPVKFAFDLSEAVFTGVNGNLEIAVEGGGTVILENYKALAESGVLPPFETLDGEQVAGDVYLFAFTETEETAEDLETAADGAAGGSGAGEYSDDPGSLFDGLDALGGQGDAFAPQAFDVAEEIDGLTLSAQAPVAGDDANQVDEAGDPDLYVNFDDPESHIRLSGGQGTERSASGGGEFFPLASMGGGEGGFVIDYPDAPQVDTIIDGNVILGDANGGVADDDPDGSRADLRMNTIDYTGVDFNGQNPGPTDVPDNGSQTVAGKYGTLVINSDGSYTYTLDQSLADELEEGETFDEVFQYNIVDPGGLVSNTATLTVTVHGFNDAPVAEADTSDTAMEDGDSDIPFETEGGGEFVFSEGPFAATGNVLANDWDVDDIDYPEGDDPNTPELEGTTGLFVVGIYSHANQTVQFQLPAGGDFGQAATDPNAVWNVAASPDATLTLAGRFGTLVMGSDGQYTYTPYADGESSALEALNYDNPGYEQFSYAIMDDSGAFSYSSITFKVNGANDAPEATNDVAEVVEFGAEHFAALGGAALTDQSEIDAVSTVIGNVLANDEDVDDADLVNEPTETPGVFVADAYTKNTDGSVKETFDVYNDTEDSDGTTAQQVVLQGLYGTLTIAADGSYTYVVDNDNPDVNVLNTDQSLTDTFYYTARNAYGDGVESAEASLDITINGTNDAPTDADFFVAGDLGAEGGIAIPFSRFNENITDPEDDHTGTDSSFRIESLPEGGTLYYDGNEVQIGEIYDLDDPIGQFTYVADPDVHNGVLLGSREAADADLSTWGDAVNNSTRQMTVDLDGDGNDDVTITTSISSGSLKVFDNQANHIGHGLANPSRNGIDMGETLSVDFNGAAVAYAEIGFDGLGDYFNPDSQQDAFATWVAYNGSEVVAWGTVNNDEMSYSLDPAVPTTHEGWLNATLQSADYDGVSGNRGDLFQSFVLNQDILNGATFDRLEFGTTEDGARDWNANWELRYVDVEFAGDHTFTYTAMDADGQTDTGIYDGPATVTILPGTAINEAPEAEPDLLVTNEDAAPSYGSVALNDTDFDDTTSELTFVLNEPAPVGLTFNADGTYEFDPSSYQYLPKGDQVEFELDYTVYDNGVPVENASSTLTITVLGLNDPPTLDLASDDAQITFVSQNAGYVNMLGVYHMVNGVPTEPEIIIEDSKDVQSGEVLATYAEDDNFGFFLIPNGGNANLPDGDMEFVQNPDSSWALSIGGQTVDIQFDYAGFNPAGEEPTFLVQSQSDGTWRVMTDDQLSGSDDDDFNDLIVEVDPGVSGLGYADVYTENDPPIAMTGNVDIDDIDNGAFISKATVTYMPMDDNDVITVPAGWTVTSTTDPGTGMVTLTITPEAGIGTYESLLGGMTFANTSEDPVGGDRVFTFVVTDDQGAESNPATSTITVVPVNDGPVAVDDTGNAAGNQPSDGGTGDGAFVLIAQELGDGGWVGAQVSEWGSGGGTHHGVWASDDENGNDRQIENEGPAERLLIQFNDGQSSVDLTITSQGGGQGMAEAWDMNGDPIPAADLQQSLHGNVLTVTSTGAAIGTVILMADGAKGSVNLKDVDSTPAGPGTVDPVIVEGNVLANDWDPDDADYPETGPFPGGNTDLTVTGISVGNHDNLTDAEYDQLLATGGFDPDSGTLSLTDDGQGATIAGTNGTLVIDAEGHYTYTPNPGATGEITDIFTYQIADPDGAVDYGLINISITANEAPVAAHDGEQIFVDTDAGTSAYLLTEQFSGSPESVHLTDASSGLGATLSGFTGRIEDGPDAWDAASLGQEGRNAVTGGTGSDFYATGVAVGDQEIDGDTGVRGETEVLLVTLDSAAKSVTLTLEALFWNKGEHEGAFAQAYDESGNALGDPVYIRGTSIGRPSVTLDAFEYNGAIAKVALFTDGGNKSDFLLRGVDYEVADLSQLNPVDGNVLANDYDPEAGDLDVTALASVDTDGSVLGHAMRVEGDLIIEGQHGTLTIDMETGEYRYEPGFSALGLNESATDSFRYTVEDGSGNTDEAFLEFSIHVDANDMTSPVLEISGGTSATLTGTDGNDVVPGYNNSTIITGEGHDAIVIDPQYLSDTGDNTVNIDDFSDHDGLDLGNLIGASVEITSTAHDVSLVFTDIDGSDDIVVNLMGVNPANVGVDETHEITTSEELNQVIQGIIDSGNDNIL; this is encoded by the coding sequence ATGGCCGATCCCATCACCCAAATACTTCAAGTATCCCTGCCCGGAGCCGGTCAGACCGGCACCTATACGCTGACGGCGGATACTCCCGTAAAGTTCGCTTTTGATCTTTCGGAAGCGGTCTTTACCGGCGTCAATGGAAACCTGGAAATCGCCGTTGAAGGCGGTGGAACGGTAATTCTCGAAAACTATAAGGCTTTGGCCGAGTCCGGCGTCCTGCCCCCGTTCGAGACCCTGGACGGCGAGCAGGTGGCGGGCGACGTCTACCTTTTCGCCTTCACGGAAACCGAAGAGACGGCAGAAGACCTGGAAACCGCAGCTGACGGCGCGGCCGGAGGCTCCGGCGCGGGCGAGTATTCCGACGACCCCGGCAGCCTGTTCGACGGCCTGGACGCCCTGGGCGGCCAGGGAGACGCCTTTGCTCCCCAGGCCTTTGACGTCGCGGAAGAGATCGACGGCCTGACCCTGTCTGCACAGGCGCCCGTAGCCGGCGACGACGCCAATCAGGTGGACGAAGCGGGCGATCCCGACCTCTACGTCAACTTCGACGATCCCGAATCCCACATCCGGCTCTCCGGCGGACAGGGAACCGAACGCTCCGCCTCCGGCGGGGGCGAGTTCTTCCCCCTGGCGTCCATGGGCGGCGGTGAGGGCGGCTTCGTGATCGATTATCCCGACGCGCCGCAAGTCGATACGATCATCGACGGCAACGTCATCCTCGGCGACGCCAACGGCGGCGTGGCCGACGATGACCCCGACGGCTCCCGGGCCGACCTGCGCATGAACACCATCGATTACACCGGCGTCGACTTCAACGGGCAGAACCCCGGCCCAACGGATGTCCCGGACAACGGGTCCCAGACCGTGGCCGGCAAGTACGGCACCCTGGTCATAAACTCCGACGGCTCCTACACCTACACCCTGGACCAGTCCCTGGCCGACGAGCTCGAAGAGGGCGAGACCTTTGACGAGGTCTTCCAGTACAACATCGTGGATCCCGGCGGCCTGGTGTCCAACACGGCCACCCTGACCGTGACGGTGCATGGCTTCAACGACGCCCCGGTGGCCGAAGCCGACACCAGCGACACGGCCATGGAGGACGGCGACTCGGACATCCCCTTCGAGACCGAAGGCGGCGGGGAATTCGTCTTCTCGGAAGGCCCGTTCGCAGCCACCGGCAACGTCCTGGCCAACGACTGGGACGTGGACGATATCGACTACCCCGAGGGCGATGACCCGAACACGCCGGAACTGGAAGGAACCACCGGCCTGTTCGTGGTGGGCATCTACTCCCACGCGAACCAGACCGTTCAATTCCAGCTGCCTGCGGGCGGCGATTTCGGTCAGGCGGCCACCGATCCCAACGCAGTCTGGAACGTGGCCGCATCCCCGGATGCGACCCTCACCCTTGCGGGCAGGTTCGGCACCCTGGTCATGGGTTCCGACGGCCAGTACACCTACACTCCGTATGCCGACGGCGAAAGTTCCGCCCTTGAAGCGCTGAACTACGACAACCCCGGCTATGAACAGTTCTCCTATGCCATCATGGACGACTCCGGCGCGTTCAGCTACAGCTCCATCACCTTCAAGGTGAACGGGGCCAACGACGCGCCCGAGGCGACCAACGACGTGGCAGAAGTCGTGGAATTCGGTGCCGAGCACTTCGCCGCCCTGGGCGGCGCGGCCCTGACCGACCAGTCGGAAATCGACGCGGTCAGCACCGTTATCGGCAACGTGCTCGCCAACGACGAGGACGTGGACGACGCCGACCTGGTCAACGAACCCACCGAGACCCCCGGGGTCTTTGTGGCCGACGCATACACCAAGAACACCGACGGCTCCGTCAAGGAAACCTTCGACGTCTACAACGACACCGAGGACTCCGACGGCACCACGGCCCAACAGGTCGTGCTTCAGGGCCTTTACGGCACCCTGACCATAGCCGCGGACGGCAGCTACACTTACGTGGTGGACAACGACAACCCCGACGTCAACGTCCTGAACACCGACCAGTCCCTGACCGACACCTTCTACTACACCGCCCGCAACGCCTACGGCGACGGGGTGGAGAGTGCGGAGGCGTCCCTCGACATCACCATCAACGGCACCAACGACGCGCCCACCGACGCGGACTTCTTCGTGGCGGGCGACCTCGGCGCCGAGGGCGGCATCGCCATCCCGTTCTCCCGGTTCAACGAAAACATCACCGACCCCGAGGACGATCATACCGGCACGGATTCCTCCTTCCGGATCGAGTCCCTGCCCGAGGGCGGCACCCTTTACTACGACGGCAATGAAGTGCAGATCGGCGAGATCTACGACCTCGACGATCCCATCGGCCAGTTCACCTACGTGGCCGACCCCGACGTGCACAACGGGGTGTTGCTCGGCTCCCGCGAGGCGGCCGACGCAGACCTGTCCACCTGGGGCGACGCGGTGAACAACTCCACCCGCCAAATGACCGTGGACCTGGACGGTGACGGCAACGACGACGTGACCATCACCACCAGCATCAGCAGCGGCTCCCTCAAGGTCTTCGACAACCAGGCCAACCACATCGGCCACGGCCTGGCCAACCCGAGCCGCAACGGCATCGACATGGGCGAGACCCTGTCAGTCGACTTCAACGGCGCAGCAGTCGCCTATGCGGAGATCGGCTTCGACGGCCTGGGCGACTACTTCAACCCGGACAGCCAGCAGGACGCCTTTGCGACCTGGGTGGCCTACAACGGCAGCGAAGTGGTGGCCTGGGGAACGGTCAACAACGACGAGATGAGCTACTCCCTCGATCCCGCCGTGCCCACCACCCATGAAGGCTGGCTGAACGCCACGCTGCAGTCCGCCGACTACGACGGCGTGTCCGGCAACCGGGGCGACCTCTTCCAGTCCTTTGTCCTGAACCAGGACATCCTGAACGGCGCGACCTTCGACCGGTTGGAATTCGGCACCACCGAAGACGGCGCCCGAGACTGGAACGCCAATTGGGAACTGCGCTACGTGGACGTGGAGTTCGCGGGCGACCACACCTTCACCTACACCGCGATGGACGCCGACGGCCAGACCGATACGGGCATCTACGACGGCCCGGCCACGGTCACCATCCTGCCCGGCACCGCCATCAATGAAGCCCCCGAGGCCGAACCCGACCTCCTGGTCACCAATGAGGACGCAGCGCCCTCCTACGGTTCCGTTGCCCTCAACGACACGGACTTCGACGACACGACCTCCGAGCTGACCTTCGTCCTGAACGAGCCCGCTCCCGTGGGCCTGACCTTCAACGCTGACGGCACCTACGAGTTCGATCCCTCCTCCTACCAGTATCTGCCCAAGGGCGATCAGGTGGAATTCGAGCTCGACTACACGGTCTACGACAACGGCGTACCCGTTGAGAACGCCTCCAGCACACTGACCATCACGGTGCTCGGACTCAACGATCCGCCGACTCTGGACCTGGCGTCGGACGACGCACAGATCACGTTCGTCAGCCAGAACGCTGGTTACGTGAACATGCTCGGCGTCTACCACATGGTCAACGGCGTGCCCACCGAACCGGAAATCATCATCGAGGACTCCAAGGACGTCCAGAGCGGCGAGGTGCTGGCCACCTACGCCGAGGACGACAACTTCGGCTTCTTCCTGATCCCCAACGGCGGCAACGCCAACCTGCCCGACGGCGACATGGAATTCGTCCAGAACCCCGACAGTTCCTGGGCCCTGTCCATCGGCGGACAGACCGTAGACATCCAGTTCGACTATGCGGGCTTCAACCCCGCAGGCGAAGAGCCGACCTTCCTGGTCCAGTCCCAGTCCGACGGCACCTGGCGCGTCATGACCGACGACCAGCTGTCCGGCAGCGACGATGACGACTTCAACGACCTGATCGTGGAAGTCGACCCCGGCGTCAGCGGCCTGGGCTACGCGGACGTGTACACGGAAAACGACCCGCCCATCGCCATGACGGGCAACGTGGACATCGACGATATCGACAACGGGGCCTTCATCTCCAAGGCCACCGTCACCTACATGCCCATGGACGACAACGACGTCATCACCGTCCCTGCGGGCTGGACGGTCACTTCGACCACCGACCCCGGCACGGGCATGGTCACCCTGACCATCACCCCCGAAGCGGGCATCGGCACCTACGAGTCCCTGCTGGGCGGCATGACCTTCGCCAACACCTCGGAAGACCCGGTGGGCGGCGACCGCGTGTTCACCTTCGTGGTCACCGACGACCAGGGCGCGGAATCCAACCCGGCCACCTCGACCATCACCGTGGTCCCGGTGAACGACGGCCCCGTGGCCGTTGACGACACCGGCAACGCCGCAGGCAACCAGCCCTCGGACGGCGGGACCGGCGACGGCGCCTTCGTCCTCATCGCCCAGGAACTGGGCGACGGCGGATGGGTCGGCGCCCAGGTCTCGGAATGGGGTTCCGGCGGCGGCACCCACCACGGCGTCTGGGCCAGCGACGACGAAAACGGCAACGACCGGCAGATCGAGAACGAGGGACCGGCCGAACGGCTGCTCATCCAGTTCAACGACGGCCAGTCATCGGTTGACCTGACCATCACCAGCCAGGGCGGCGGCCAGGGCATGGCCGAGGCCTGGGACATGAACGGCGACCCCATCCCGGCGGCCGACCTTCAGCAGTCCCTGCACGGCAACGTGCTGACCGTGACCTCCACCGGCGCGGCCATCGGCACCGTCATCCTCATGGCCGACGGCGCCAAGGGCTCCGTCAACCTGAAGGACGTGGACTCCACCCCGGCCGGGCCCGGCACGGTCGACCCCGTGATCGTGGAAGGCAACGTGCTTGCCAACGACTGGGATCCCGACGACGCCGACTACCCCGAGACCGGACCGTTCCCAGGCGGCAACACCGACCTGACCGTCACCGGCATCTCGGTCGGCAACCACGACAACCTGACCGACGCCGAGTACGACCAGCTTCTGGCCACCGGCGGATTCGACCCCGATTCCGGCACCCTGTCCCTGACCGACGACGGCCAGGGGGCAACCATCGCCGGGACCAACGGCACGCTGGTCATCGACGCGGAAGGCCACTACACCTACACCCCCAATCCCGGGGCGACCGGTGAAATCACGGACATCTTCACCTACCAGATCGCCGATCCGGACGGTGCGGTGGACTACGGCCTGATCAACATAAGCATAACGGCAAACGAAGCCCCGGTGGCCGCGCATGACGGCGAACAGATATTCGTCGACACCGACGCCGGGACCTCCGCCTACCTGCTCACCGAGCAGTTCTCCGGAAGCCCCGAGTCCGTTCACCTGACCGACGCCTCCTCCGGCCTCGGCGCGACCCTGTCCGGCTTCACCGGCAGGATCGAGGACGGGCCGGACGCATGGGATGCGGCCAGCCTCGGACAGGAAGGGCGCAACGCCGTCACCGGCGGCACGGGCAGCGACTTCTACGCCACCGGCGTGGCGGTCGGTGACCAGGAAATCGACGGCGACACCGGCGTTCGCGGCGAAACTGAAGTGCTCCTCGTCACCCTGGACAGCGCGGCCAAGTCAGTGACCCTGACCCTCGAGGCCCTGTTCTGGAACAAGGGCGAGCACGAGGGCGCGTTCGCCCAGGCCTACGACGAATCCGGCAACGCGCTCGGCGACCCCGTCTATATCCGGGGCACCAGCATCGGGCGGCCCTCGGTCACCCTGGACGCCTTCGAATACAACGGGGCCATCGCAAAGGTCGCCCTGTTCACCGACGGCGGCAACAAGTCCGACTTCCTGCTCCGCGGGGTGGACTACGAAGTGGCCGACCTGTCGCAGCTGAACCCCGTTGACGGCAACGTGCTCGCCAACGACTATGACCCGGAAGCGGGCGACCTGGACGTCACCGCGCTGGCCAGCGTGGACACCGACGGTTCCGTCCTCGGCCACGCCATGCGCGTGGAAGGCGACCTGATCATCGAAGGACAGCACGGAACGCTGACCATCGACATGGAAACCGGCGAATACCGGTACGAGCCGGGCTTCTCCGCCCTCGGACTGAACGAGAGCGCCACCGACTCCTTCCGCTACACCGTCGAAGACGGAAGCGGCAACACGGACGAGGCGTTCCTCGAGTTCTCCATCCATGTGGACGCCAACGACATGACCAGCCCCGTGCTCGAGATCAGCGGCGGCACCTCCGCCACACTGACCGGCACCGACGGCAACGACGTCGTTCCCGGCTACAACAACTCGACCATCATCACCGGCGAGGGCCATGACGCCATCGTCATAGACCCGCAATACCTGTCCGACACCGGCGACAACACCGTCAACATCGACGACTTCAGCGATCACGACGGACTGGACCTCGGCAACCTGATCGGCGCCTCGGTGGAGATCACCTCCACGGCGCACGACGTCAGCCTGGTCTTCACCGACATCGACGGCTCCGACGACATCGTGGTCAACCTCATGGGCGTCAACCCCGCCAACGTAGGCGTGGACGAAACCCACGAGATCACGACTTCCGAAGAGTTGAACCAGGTAATCCAGGGGATTATCGACTCCGGCAACGACAACATACTGTAA